In Bacillus sp. DX3.1, the following proteins share a genomic window:
- a CDS encoding M4 family metallopeptidase, translated as MKKKVVSSALALSVIFGGFGAFGTTKTQAAEQKIQYHQEFKTPAYIGEEWKAPEGLDKKETVFQYLESKKEMFKLAGSIEKHFEVVGEEKDAESNTTHVKLIEKHNDVPVYGSDQTVALDKDNNVKAFFGQVIPNLEDKNIPAGVNITDEQAVNVAKASIEKEIGKVDNYDGIKKDLYVYEKDGKYYLAYLVKASISKPAPGYWHYFIDATNGDVIEKYNAVDNINGFGEGVLGNKVTFEISQDAKTGAFNLFDGKRGKGVHTFDAQNMDENWFNIFSQWFGYTGEEIESKSKYFEDKAAVDAHVNAAKVYDYYKKTFNRNSFDDEGAKLISTVHVGESWNNAAWNGVQMMYGDGDGETFIPLSAGLDVIGHELTHAVTEYTANLVYKDEPGALNESLSDIMGVMVEKRSWQLGADIYTPGVEGDALRSLSDPASIPNPLKPGEGYPDHYNKRYTGPYDNGGVHINSSINNKAAYLVSEGGKHYDVTVAGVGREATEKIYYRALTKYLTANSNFSMMRQAAIQSAEDLYGKNSKAVQAVTKAYDAVGVK; from the coding sequence TTGAAAAAGAAAGTGGTTTCTTCAGCATTAGCTTTATCCGTAATTTTTGGGGGATTTGGTGCATTTGGTACAACAAAAACACAAGCAGCAGAACAAAAAATTCAATATCATCAAGAATTTAAAACACCAGCTTACATAGGTGAAGAATGGAAAGCACCGGAAGGCTTAGATAAAAAAGAGACAGTGTTTCAATATTTAGAGAGTAAGAAGGAAATGTTTAAATTAGCAGGAAGTATAGAAAAGCATTTTGAAGTTGTAGGGGAAGAAAAAGATGCTGAATCCAATACAACACATGTGAAATTAATTGAGAAACATAATGATGTACCTGTATATGGATCTGATCAAACGGTTGCGCTTGATAAAGACAATAATGTGAAAGCATTCTTCGGGCAAGTTATCCCGAATCTAGAAGATAAAAATATTCCGGCTGGGGTAAATATTACTGATGAGCAAGCGGTAAATGTTGCGAAAGCTAGTATTGAGAAGGAAATTGGAAAAGTAGATAACTATGATGGTATTAAAAAAGATTTATATGTGTATGAAAAAGATGGGAAATACTATCTTGCATACCTTGTAAAAGCATCTATTTCAAAACCAGCACCAGGCTATTGGCATTACTTTATTGATGCAACAAACGGAGATGTAATTGAGAAATATAATGCTGTTGATAACATCAACGGTTTCGGTGAGGGTGTATTAGGGAATAAGGTAACTTTTGAAATTTCACAAGATGCAAAAACAGGTGCGTTTAATTTATTTGATGGCAAACGTGGAAAAGGTGTTCATACGTTTGACGCACAAAATATGGATGAAAATTGGTTTAATATCTTCTCACAATGGTTTGGATATACAGGTGAGGAAATAGAAAGTAAATCGAAGTACTTTGAAGATAAAGCTGCTGTTGATGCACACGTAAACGCAGCGAAAGTATATGACTATTATAAGAAGACATTTAACCGTAATTCTTTTGATGATGAAGGGGCGAAGCTAATTTCTACTGTTCACGTAGGTGAAAGCTGGAATAATGCTGCCTGGAACGGAGTACAAATGATGTACGGTGATGGTGATGGAGAAACATTCATTCCATTATCTGCAGGGTTAGATGTTATTGGGCATGAATTAACGCACGCTGTAACAGAATATACAGCAAATCTTGTTTATAAAGATGAGCCAGGTGCATTAAATGAATCATTATCTGATATTATGGGTGTAATGGTCGAGAAACGTAGTTGGCAGCTTGGCGCAGATATTTATACACCTGGTGTTGAAGGAGATGCATTACGTTCATTGAGCGATCCAGCATCAATTCCAAACCCATTAAAACCTGGGGAAGGTTACCCAGATCATTACAACAAACGTTATACAGGACCATATGATAACGGCGGTGTTCATATTAATAGTAGTATTAATAATAAAGCGGCATATTTAGTGTCTGAAGGTGGAAAACATTACGATGTAACGGTAGCTGGCGTTGGACGTGAAGCAACAGAAAAAATTTACTACCGTGCTCTAACAAAATATTTAACTGCTAACTCTAACTTTAGCATGATGCGCCAAGCGGCAATTCAATCTGCAGAAGACTTATATGGAAAAAATTCTAAAGCGGTACAAGCTGTAACGAAAGCTTATGATGCAGTTGGTGTAAAATAA
- a CDS encoding pirin family protein produces the protein MFKKIDHKKMGRANHGWLNTHFHFSFADYYNPNNMKFGALRVINDDLVAAQTGFDMHPHRDMEIISYVVDGELTHQDSIGNRGTIERGHVQYMSAGTGVFHSEHNLGNETLRLLQIWILPDRAGYTPNYGEFKFDWNKRENTWFHMVSPVDGGAPIAIHQDANLYSLSLEAGKEISFPVGEGRQLYLVQIEGSSVVNSETLVMRDAAEVIEEDVRIQATELSHYLAIEMKKQ, from the coding sequence ATGTTTAAGAAAATTGATCATAAAAAAATGGGAAGAGCAAATCACGGTTGGCTAAATACACATTTTCATTTTTCATTTGCAGACTACTATAACCCAAATAACATGAAATTTGGTGCACTACGCGTGATAAATGATGATTTAGTAGCAGCACAAACAGGATTTGATATGCATCCGCACCGTGATATGGAAATTATTTCTTACGTTGTCGATGGAGAATTAACACACCAAGATAGTATCGGAAATCGCGGTACAATTGAGCGTGGTCATGTACAATATATGAGCGCTGGTACAGGTGTATTTCACAGTGAACATAATTTAGGGAATGAAACGTTACGTCTGTTACAAATTTGGATTTTACCAGATCGTGCTGGTTATACACCAAACTATGGTGAGTTTAAATTTGACTGGAACAAACGTGAAAACACATGGTTCCATATGGTCTCTCCAGTTGATGGCGGTGCACCAATTGCCATCCATCAAGATGCAAACTTATATTCTCTTTCATTAGAAGCTGGAAAAGAGATTAGCTTCCCGGTTGGCGAAGGCCGCCAATTGTATCTTGTGCAAATTGAAGGAAGCAGTGTTGTAAATAGCGAGACTCTTGTTATGCGTGATGCAGCAGAAGTGATTGAAGAGGATGTTCGTATTCAAGCGACAGAGCTATCTCACTATTTGGCAATTGAAATGAAGAAACAGTAA
- a CDS encoding MarR family transcriptional regulator — MKTEERLGLLLWFRLSRFYNRSIRETNQHLRKWDLSAAQFDVLAQIGGQDRLTQQELGRKLFVTKGNITQLLNKMEQLDFIRREQEGHAKYLSLTEKGRALYEEVVPPQETFQAEQFCKLDRGEQKQLLELLRKLQ, encoded by the coding sequence ATGAAAACAGAAGAAAGACTTGGTTTATTGTTATGGTTTCGTTTATCCCGCTTTTATAACCGAAGTATTCGCGAGACAAATCAACATTTGAGAAAATGGGATTTATCAGCTGCACAGTTTGATGTATTAGCTCAAATTGGAGGACAAGATCGTTTAACGCAGCAAGAACTTGGGCGAAAGCTATTTGTTACAAAAGGAAATATCACGCAGCTTTTAAATAAAATGGAGCAGCTTGATTTTATTCGAAGAGAGCAAGAGGGACATGCAAAATATCTTTCGTTAACAGAAAAGGGAAGAGCTTTATATGAAGAGGTTGTTCCACCACAAGAGACTTTTCAAGCAGAGCAATTTTGTAAGTTGGATCGCGGTGAGCAGAAACAATTACTGGAATTACTTCGAAAGTTACAATGA
- a CDS encoding DUF3920 family protein, which produces MELQFQNVYQQAGNWYVLDSEFPWDIQRVKNDVFSLIEKREIPVIFCDTCDTNDVLVKLGEEEEEFLFPLSGFYHKEKQLIFVCMWEQYEQVLKTLLHEFRHSMQHEQDVLYLSKEAYEDRWIEQDARTFAQRKINEYIRRNIN; this is translated from the coding sequence ATGGAACTCCAATTTCAAAACGTATATCAACAAGCTGGGAATTGGTATGTGTTGGATTCGGAATTTCCTTGGGATATTCAGCGGGTGAAAAACGATGTGTTTTCGCTTATTGAGAAACGTGAAATCCCAGTTATTTTTTGCGATACATGTGATACGAATGATGTGCTTGTAAAATTGGGAGAAGAGGAAGAAGAATTTTTATTTCCTTTAAGCGGTTTTTATCATAAAGAAAAACAATTAATTTTTGTTTGTATGTGGGAACAGTATGAGCAAGTGCTCAAAACTTTACTGCATGAGTTTCGTCACTCTATGCAGCATGAGCAAGATGTATTATACCTCAGTAAGGAAGCTTATGAAGACCGTTGGATTGAACAAGATGCAAGGACGTTTGCACAAAGGAAAATTAATGAATATATAAGAAGAAACATAAATTAA
- a CDS encoding Dps family protein: MNTQVIEVLNKQVANWSVLFTKLHNFHWYVKGPQFFTLHEKFEQFYTEAAGHIDEIAERILAIGGKPVATMKEYLELSSVQEAAYGETAEGMVEAIMKDYEMMLGELKKGMKIAQNTDDEMTSDLLLGIYTELEKHAWMLRAFLNH; encoded by the coding sequence ATGAACACACAAGTAATCGAAGTATTAAACAAACAAGTAGCAAACTGGAGTGTTTTATTTACAAAATTACATAACTTCCATTGGTATGTAAAAGGACCACAATTCTTTACACTACATGAGAAATTCGAACAATTTTATACAGAAGCAGCTGGACACATTGATGAAATCGCTGAACGTATTTTAGCAATTGGTGGTAAACCAGTAGCAACAATGAAAGAATACTTAGAACTATCTTCTGTTCAAGAAGCGGCTTACGGAGAGACTGCAGAAGGGATGGTCGAAGCAATTATGAAAGACTACGAAATGATGCTAGGCGAATTGAAAAAAGGCATGAAAATCGCTCAAAACACTGACGATGAAATGACCTCTGACTTACTATTAGGCATCTACACAGAACTAGAAAAACACGCTTGGATGCTACGTGCGTTCTTGAATCACTAA
- a CDS encoding TIGR00730 family Rossman fold protein produces MRKICVFAGSNLGERSEFQAQARKLGEVLVQNNYELVYGGSCVGLMGEVANQVLQLGGRVTGVMPRGLFRGEIVHEGLTELIEVETMHERKAKMSELSDAFIALPGGYGTFEELFEVACWSQIGIQEKPVGVLNIADFYSPLLQMIDRAAEEGFMNPSNKELIVSAATVEELISQMRDYKRPVMGNKWKQLS; encoded by the coding sequence ATGAGAAAGATTTGTGTGTTTGCCGGTTCCAACCTAGGGGAACGATCAGAGTTTCAAGCGCAAGCAAGAAAACTTGGTGAAGTGCTCGTTCAAAATAACTATGAATTGGTATACGGAGGTTCATGTGTTGGATTGATGGGCGAAGTAGCTAATCAAGTATTACAACTAGGTGGCCGTGTAACAGGTGTTATGCCCCGTGGTTTATTTCGAGGAGAAATTGTCCACGAGGGATTAACAGAGTTAATTGAAGTAGAAACAATGCATGAGCGTAAAGCAAAAATGAGTGAACTCTCAGACGCATTTATAGCATTGCCAGGAGGATATGGAACATTCGAAGAATTATTCGAAGTTGCATGTTGGTCACAAATTGGGATTCAGGAAAAACCAGTAGGGGTCCTAAATATTGCAGATTTTTATTCACCGCTATTACAAATGATTGATCGTGCAGCGGAAGAAGGATTTATGAATCCATCGAATAAAGAGCTGATTGTTTCTGCGGCAACTGTTGAGGAATTGATTTCCCAAATGCGAGACTATAAACGCCCAGTTATGGGGAATAAGTGGAAGCAATTATCATAA
- a CDS encoding MazG-like family protein produces MNIAEFQRWVEEFYEKRSWSQYNSFIRLNFLTEEVGEVSRVVRAIEIGRDRPDEQAKQEDELLIDLKEEIGDVLANLIVLSQKYDLDLQDIMEAHVEKLSNRFQ; encoded by the coding sequence TTGAATATAGCCGAATTTCAAAGATGGGTTGAGGAATTTTACGAAAAGCGGAGCTGGTCGCAATATAACTCTTTTATCCGCTTAAATTTCTTAACTGAAGAAGTAGGAGAAGTTTCACGCGTTGTACGTGCCATTGAAATTGGACGTGATCGCCCTGATGAACAAGCGAAGCAAGAAGATGAATTATTGATTGATTTAAAAGAAGAAATTGGAGATGTATTAGCTAATCTCATCGTTCTTTCTCAAAAATATGATTTAGACTTACAAGATATTATGGAGGCACATGTAGAGAAACTTTCTAACCGTTTCCAATAA
- a CDS encoding ferritin — protein sequence MLSTKLHDALNDQMNFEFYSAHVYMAMAAYCTAESYDGFANFFLVQAEEERFHAMKLYNYINDRGERAIITGFENPNNEYESVLSAFEIALEHEREVTKRIYNLSDIAWDEREHATITFLKWFVDEQVEEEASFDSIIQKLKRITSDSNALFMLDAELEKRTFTPPAE from the coding sequence ATGTTATCTACAAAATTACACGACGCGCTTAATGATCAAATGAATTTTGAGTTTTACTCTGCGCATGTTTACATGGCAATGGCTGCTTACTGCACAGCAGAAAGCTATGATGGATTTGCGAACTTCTTTCTCGTACAAGCAGAAGAAGAGCGCTTCCACGCAATGAAGCTTTACAATTATATTAATGACCGCGGTGAGCGTGCTATTATTACTGGATTTGAAAATCCTAACAATGAATACGAATCTGTTTTAAGCGCATTCGAAATCGCGCTTGAGCATGAACGTGAAGTAACAAAACGTATTTATAACCTATCAGATATCGCTTGGGATGAACGCGAACATGCTACAATTACATTCTTGAAATGGTTCGTTGACGAACAAGTAGAAGAAGAAGCCTCTTTCGATAGCATTATCCAAAAACTAAAACGTATTACAAGTGATTCTAATGCTCTATTTATGTTAGATGCCGAATTAGAAAAGCGCACATTTACGCCACCTGCTGAGTAA
- a CDS encoding nucleoside transporter C-terminal domain-containing protein yields MKLVMFLVGLLVVFVLGFLVSSDRKKIKYKPIAIMLVIQLGLAYFLLNTKIGYVLVKGISDGFGAILKYAEAGVNFVFGGLANDGQAPFFLTVLLPIIFLAVLIGILQHIKVLPIIIRAVGFVLSKINGLGKLESYNAVAAAIVGQGEVFITVKDQLSKLPKNRLYTLCASSMSTVSMSIVGSYMKMIEPKYVVTALVLNLFSGFIIVHIINPYDVSEEEDILELQEDKKQTFFEMLGEYIMLGFTIAVTVAAMLIGFVALITAINGVFDSIFGITFQSILGYVFSPLAFIMGIPTSEMLAAGQIMATKLVTNEFVAMLDLGKVASDLSARTVGILSIFLVSFANFSSIGIIAGATKSIDGKQANVVSSFGLKLVYGATLVSILSAIIVGVML; encoded by the coding sequence ATGAAGCTAGTTATGTTTCTAGTCGGTTTACTTGTTGTATTTGTACTAGGTTTTCTTGTAAGTTCAGATCGGAAGAAAATTAAATATAAACCAATTGCAATTATGCTTGTTATTCAATTAGGATTAGCATACTTCTTACTGAATACAAAGATTGGATATGTGTTAGTAAAAGGAATTTCAGATGGATTTGGTGCCATCTTAAAATATGCAGAAGCAGGGGTTAACTTCGTATTTGGTGGTTTAGCAAATGATGGACAAGCACCGTTCTTCTTAACGGTATTACTACCAATCATTTTCTTAGCAGTATTAATCGGGATACTGCAGCACATTAAAGTTTTACCGATTATTATTCGTGCAGTTGGATTCGTATTAAGTAAAATTAATGGATTAGGAAAACTTGAATCATATAATGCAGTAGCAGCGGCAATAGTTGGTCAAGGTGAAGTTTTTATTACAGTAAAAGATCAATTAAGCAAGCTACCAAAAAATCGTTTATATACACTTTGTGCGTCTTCTATGTCGACAGTATCGATGTCAATTGTCGGTTCGTATATGAAAATGATTGAACCAAAATATGTAGTGACAGCACTAGTATTAAACTTATTTAGTGGATTTATTATCGTTCATATCATCAATCCTTACGATGTGAGTGAAGAAGAAGATATTTTAGAACTGCAAGAAGATAAAAAGCAAACGTTCTTTGAAATGTTAGGCGAGTACATTATGCTTGGATTTACAATTGCGGTTACAGTAGCAGCAATGTTAATTGGATTCGTTGCTTTAATTACAGCTATTAATGGTGTGTTTGACTCTATCTTCGGTATTACATTCCAAAGTATTTTAGGGTATGTGTTCTCACCACTAGCGTTCATTATGGGGATTCCAACATCAGAGATGCTAGCAGCTGGACAAATTATGGCGACAAAATTAGTAACGAACGAATTTGTTGCAATGCTTGATTTAGGAAAAGTAGCAAGTGATTTATCAGCTCGTACAGTTGGTATTTTATCTATCTTCCTTGTATCATTTGCAAACTTCTCATCAATTGGAATTATCGCAGGTGCAACGAAGAGTATTGATGGAAAACAAGCAAATGTTGTATCTTCTTTCGGATTAAAACTTGTATACGGTGCAACATTAGTAAGTATATTATCAGCGATTATCGTTGGGGTTATGTTATAA
- a CDS encoding alanine/glycine:cation symporter family protein yields the protein MGILEKFVEVTNTILWSYILIAMLIGLGLYFSFKLNFVQIRHLGEMVRLMGDGLTGKTRKKGSVSSFQAFCMSSAARIGIGNLAGVALAISMGGPGAVFWMWVIAIVGASSSFVESTLAQIYKIKDGSGFRGGPAYYMEKGLNKRWMGILFSILITISYGLIFNAVQANTITLAFKNAFGIERYVVGIVVSVLIAIVIFGGVKSIARISELIVPPMALIYIAVAVFVVIKNFALLPDVFTEIFMNAFGFKEAVGGGVGAAIMMGIKRGLFANEAGMGSAPNAAATADVTHPAKQGFIQTIGVLVDTFLVCTSTAFIVLCSGAYKASNLTGIELTQAALSSQIGAWASSFLAIIIFLFAFSSLLGNYYYGETNIEFIQRSKTWLTMYRFAVVGMVMFGSIATVQIVWDLADLFMGFMVITNLIAITLLGRFAYAALADYLKQKKQGKDPVFHASSIPGLKNTECWEDSAVESEKQVG from the coding sequence ATAGGCATTTTAGAAAAATTCGTTGAGGTAACGAATACAATTCTTTGGTCTTATATTCTTATTGCAATGTTAATTGGCCTAGGGCTCTATTTTTCTTTTAAATTGAATTTTGTACAGATTCGTCATCTAGGGGAAATGGTACGTTTAATGGGTGATGGATTAACAGGGAAGACACGCAAAAAGGGAAGTGTTTCTTCTTTCCAAGCTTTCTGCATGAGTTCGGCGGCCCGCATTGGGATCGGAAACTTAGCAGGGGTAGCACTAGCGATTTCTATGGGTGGTCCAGGAGCAGTCTTTTGGATGTGGGTGATTGCTATTGTTGGAGCATCTTCAAGCTTTGTAGAGAGTACGTTAGCTCAAATTTATAAAATAAAAGATGGAAGTGGATTCCGTGGTGGTCCAGCGTATTATATGGAAAAAGGTTTAAATAAACGCTGGATGGGAATTTTATTCTCTATTTTAATTACAATTAGTTATGGACTTATTTTTAACGCAGTACAAGCAAATACAATTACACTTGCCTTCAAAAATGCATTTGGTATTGAGCGTTACGTTGTAGGAATCGTAGTATCTGTATTAATTGCAATTGTTATTTTTGGCGGTGTGAAAAGTATCGCACGTATTTCAGAATTAATCGTGCCACCAATGGCATTAATTTATATTGCCGTAGCTGTTTTTGTTGTTATTAAAAACTTTGCGTTACTTCCAGACGTGTTTACAGAAATCTTTATGAATGCATTTGGTTTTAAAGAAGCGGTGGGAGGCGGCGTTGGTGCCGCAATTATGATGGGTATTAAACGTGGCCTATTTGCGAATGAAGCTGGTATGGGGAGTGCACCGAATGCGGCGGCAACAGCTGATGTGACACACCCTGCTAAGCAAGGATTTATTCAAACAATTGGTGTATTAGTAGATACATTCTTAGTATGTACATCGACAGCGTTTATCGTATTGTGCTCTGGCGCGTATAAAGCATCAAATTTAACAGGGATTGAGCTAACGCAAGCAGCTTTAAGTTCACAAATTGGGGCTTGGGCAAGCAGCTTCTTAGCAATTATTATTTTCTTATTTGCTTTCAGCTCATTACTAGGAAACTACTATTATGGTGAAACAAATATTGAATTTATTCAAAGAAGCAAGACATGGTTAACAATGTATCGTTTTGCAGTAGTTGGGATGGTAATGTTTGGATCTATCGCAACGGTACAAATTGTTTGGGACCTAGCTGATTTATTTATGGGCTTTATGGTTATTACGAACTTAATTGCGATTACACTTCTTGGTAGATTTGCATATGCAGCTTTAGCAGACTATTTGAAGCAAAAGAAACAAGGAAAAGATCCTGTCTTCCATGCAAGCTCTATTCCAGGCTTGAAAAACACAGAGTGCTGGGAAGATTCTGCGGTAGAAAGCGAAAAACAAGTAGGATAA
- a CDS encoding NAD(P)-dependent oxidoreductase encodes MKIGIIGASGKAGSRIMKEALDRGHEVTAIVRSASKITEANVNVLEKDVFNLTADDLQAFDVVVNAFGAPAGKEHLHVDAGNVLIEAMKGTPNTKLVVVGGAGSLFVDEAKTTRVFDTPGFPVEYLATAQNQGKNLEILQQTDEINWTFISPSALFALGKRTGSYKAGKDHLLVNAKGDSYVSYEDYAVATLDEIENPKHVNERFTVVSEAE; translated from the coding sequence ATGAAAATCGGAATTATTGGAGCAAGCGGAAAAGCTGGAAGTCGTATTATGAAAGAAGCACTTGATAGAGGTCATGAAGTAACTGCAATCGTGAGAAGTGCATCAAAAATTACAGAAGCTAATGTAAATGTTTTAGAAAAAGATGTATTCAATCTAACTGCAGATGATCTTCAAGCATTTGATGTTGTAGTGAACGCATTCGGTGCTCCTGCTGGTAAAGAACATCTTCATGTCGATGCAGGAAATGTATTAATTGAAGCAATGAAAGGTACTCCTAATACAAAATTAGTTGTTGTTGGCGGAGCAGGAAGCTTATTTGTAGATGAAGCAAAAACAACACGCGTATTTGACACACCAGGTTTCCCAGTAGAATACCTTGCAACTGCTCAAAACCAAGGAAAGAACTTAGAAATTTTACAACAAACAGACGAAATCAATTGGACATTCATTAGCCCTTCTGCATTGTTCGCACTTGGAAAACGCACTGGGTCTTACAAAGCAGGAAAAGATCACCTTCTTGTTAACGCAAAAGGCGATAGCTATGTAAGTTACGAAGATTATGCTGTAGCTACGCTCGACGAAATTGAAAATCCAAAACACGTTAACGAACGCTTCACAGTTGTATCAGAAGCTGAATAA
- a CDS encoding thioester domain-containing protein produces the protein MNVKQSYKLLIALLSVLFVFVNLLFPMQKAWAEVMDHTKYQMDWSYSKSLKKPIRTELIKTADGKIAYCLDVFLKSPSGQDLPEMGKVDIGVYRVLLNGYPQKSPQELGVSDWREAHYATQLAVWNALKQIDVNDLEHRNKNVEKVVNDIVAKAASSEEVQEITMSVSPAEKQEAVLKDEFFETGLYTVQTNAKKGTYQVQATGAPEGVKFVNENGEAKTQFNVGEKFRVLIPKATKSGEFNFKVLGNLTKLQGIAYKGTETIQDAVLLLERGEEKTSPELAVSWKTVEVPQKPNKPSTPYKR, from the coding sequence ATGAATGTAAAACAATCGTATAAGCTGTTGATTGCCTTATTGAGCGTGTTATTTGTTTTTGTAAACTTACTGTTCCCAATGCAAAAAGCATGGGCAGAAGTAATGGATCATACAAAATACCAAATGGATTGGAGTTATAGTAAATCGTTAAAGAAGCCAATTCGAACAGAACTCATTAAAACAGCAGATGGAAAAATAGCTTATTGCTTAGATGTTTTTTTGAAGTCACCAAGCGGGCAGGATTTACCTGAGATGGGGAAAGTGGACATTGGGGTATACCGAGTGTTATTAAATGGATATCCACAAAAAAGTCCACAGGAGTTAGGAGTATCTGATTGGAGAGAGGCTCACTATGCAACGCAACTTGCGGTATGGAATGCGTTAAAACAAATTGACGTAAATGATTTAGAACATCGTAATAAAAATGTAGAAAAAGTAGTGAATGATATTGTTGCAAAAGCGGCAAGCAGTGAAGAAGTACAAGAGATCACGATGAGTGTATCTCCAGCAGAAAAACAAGAAGCTGTACTGAAAGATGAGTTCTTTGAAACAGGTTTATATACTGTACAAACAAATGCGAAAAAGGGAACGTACCAAGTGCAAGCAACTGGTGCACCTGAAGGCGTAAAGTTTGTGAATGAAAATGGTGAAGCGAAAACACAATTCAATGTAGGAGAAAAGTTCCGTGTTTTAATTCCAAAGGCAACGAAATCCGGTGAATTTAACTTTAAGGTACTAGGGAATTTAACGAAATTGCAAGGGATTGCTTATAAGGGAACAGAAACGATTCAAGATGCGGTTCTTCTGTTGGAACGAGGAGAAGAGAAAACAAGTCCGGAGTTAGCGGTAAGTTGGAAAACTGTCGAAGTTCCGCAAAAACCAAACAAGCCATCTACACCGTATAAAAGATAA
- a CDS encoding biotin transporter BioY: MNSHQTNRFRMLIVTALFAAITGILAQVTIPLPLVPITGQTLAIGLTATILGSRYGTLSVLVYVLIGATGIPVYAGFSGGLSVLFGPTGGFLLAFIPATFLIGFVTEKTKLTFWNSLMANILGMFVTLSIGTVFLKYVASLSWQAAFMGGFVPFIIVGVIKAALAAWIGIKVREALVRSRLILQGN; encoded by the coding sequence ATGAATAGTCATCAAACAAATCGTTTTCGTATGTTAATTGTTACAGCATTATTTGCGGCTATTACCGGTATTCTTGCGCAAGTTACAATTCCATTGCCTCTCGTTCCGATAACTGGACAGACGTTAGCGATTGGTCTTACAGCGACCATTTTAGGTTCGCGTTATGGCACTTTATCTGTATTAGTATATGTTTTAATTGGAGCGACAGGGATTCCTGTTTATGCAGGATTTAGCGGGGGCTTATCAGTTTTGTTTGGACCTACAGGTGGTTTTTTATTAGCATTTATCCCGGCTACCTTTTTAATTGGTTTTGTAACAGAAAAAACAAAGCTTACATTTTGGAATTCGTTAATGGCTAATATTTTAGGGATGTTTGTGACATTATCTATTGGGACAGTATTTTTAAAATATGTAGCGTCTTTAAGTTGGCAAGCTGCATTTATGGGTGGTTTTGTTCCTTTTATAATTGTAGGTGTAATAAAGGCTGCTTTAGCGGCTTGGATTGGTATTAAAGTGAGAGAAGCATTAGTACGTTCTAGGCTTATATTGCAAGGAAACTAA